A window of the Xenopus laevis strain J_2021 chromosome 9_10L, Xenopus_laevis_v10.1, whole genome shotgun sequence genome harbors these coding sequences:
- the LOC121398116 gene encoding RING finger protein 112-like, translated as MRRRGGTIQKTRKDGTCLLCSHNAQWLQTIPCGHTFCRGCITPYRKTSNPEEYHCPQCRKDIPPHAIQLVYTDKSGQLQIEGSAVEICFADPKVSEFPIHVISVIGVRHLGKSFLLNFILRALANQEKGEQNILGEWNESLTGFEWGSGTDSITRGIWIWNRPFILEFKGKKVAVFVLDTEGSQDIGRSEDISIKLSALSMVLSSYLIFNVHSLLNSTTLDYLEIYLTFAKEIEESSDGLCLQVIIHPLQLTSIYTHLFYTPVKDEE; from the exons ATGAGGAGGAGAGGTGGTACCATCCAGAAGACCAGGAAAGATGGCACATGTCTCTTATGCAGCCATAATGCTCAATGGTTACAAACTATTCCCTGTGGACACACGTTCTGTAGAGGATGCATCACTCCTTACAGGAAAACCTCAAATCCCGAGGAGTATCATTGTCCTCAATGCAGAAAG GATATACCTCCTCATGCTATACAGTTGGTGTATACAGACAAGTCAGGCCAACTACAAATAGAGGGATCAGCAGTAGAGATTTGCTTTGCAGACCCCAAGGTGTCggagtttcctatccatgtaatAAGTGTCATTGGAGTGCGACATCTGGGGAAATCATTTCTCTTGAACTTCATCCTGAGAGCTCTTGCCAATCAG GAAAAGGGTGAACAAAACATTCTTGGAGAATGGAACGAGTCTCTGACTGGATTTGAATGGGGATCTGGGACAGACAGCATTACCAGGGGTATATGGATCTGGAACAGACCGTTCATTCTagaattcaaaggaaaaaag GTGGCTGTGTTTGTTCTAGACACAGAGGGTTCACAGGATATTGGGAGATCAGAAGACATCAGCATTAAGCTCTCTGCATTGTCCATGGTCCTTAGCTCCTACCTG ATTTTCAATGTTCACTCATTGTTGAATTCAACAACCCTGGACTATCTGGAG ATATATCTGACATTTGCAAAGGAAATAGAAGAATCCTCTGATGGTCTATGTTTACAGGTAATCATCCATCCTCTTCAACTCACTTCCATTTATACTCACCTCTTCTACACCCCTGTCAAGGATGAAGAATGA